The Cryptomeria japonica chromosome 6, Sugi_1.0, whole genome shotgun sequence genomic interval TGAGTAAAAATGAAACTAAGTTTATATCATTTTATATAGAGATGTTGTTCGTCTTCTGCCTAGCTTAGTTAGAAATTTTAGATGCCTGCAGGTACATGGACCGAAGATTTAAAAGATAAGGTTCTGGAGCATAGAATGAGGGTTTGACTCATCAGGATATGTGGGTAGGGTTAGAGTGTATTTCTTGAACCCAAGTTTTCTAGTGACTAGGGCATTTGCCTTTGGAGCCTCtctcaaacagaggaattgaacgATTACCAGTGTAGAGTACAGTAGTCCAAATAAATTAAACCTGTCATTTATTTGGTAGAGTACTTGTGCCTGGACGCTTATGTTCATTTGACTTTGTAGCCTTGAAGGAGCAACTCTTAATGGAAATGAAAATGCTCATTATTGCCCTTGGCAGATACTATAGGTTCTATGGAGTATGGAGCAAAAGACATGCATATACTATTGTTTAGCCATAATATTTGCATATTGATTGCTTTCAACTTCAGAATAATCTAAAACCATATCCCTCAGTTGtagaatattttttaatatataccTAACTGCTTGGAAGGCAAGATGAATAACTTAGCTACTTAGGGAGCAAGCTTACTAGATTATGTAAGTTATTCGTTTGGTTATGCTTGAATATTTCAATCTTGTTCATACTTGGAATAGGAACAATGAAGTATCACCTtttttcttgtccttcttcttgatTTCGTAGGATACATAAAGGTAATACTCCATGTTCTGCCATCTGCTTGTTTCAATTGGTAGGTGATTTGAGAATTCCCAAAGCTGACAAATTAGATGCTTCTTTTGATGCTGTGCAGATGGTGGAGTTATGAGTGGAGCAATTATATTTATTCAAGAGGATTTACACATAAACGAGGAACAAATAGAGGTGCTTGTTGGATCTTTGAGCATAGTTTCACTTCTAGGAGCTGCAGCTGCAGGCAGGACCTCAGATGCCATTGGAAGAAGATGGACAATGGCTTTGACAGGTCTCATATGCATGTTGGGTGCAGGTATAATGGGTTTAGCTCCCTCCTTTTTTGTTTTGATGGTCGGCAGGTTTCTTGGTGGGATTGGGGTTGGATTTGGCCTAATGATTGCCCCAGTATACACTGCAGAGGTTTCCCCTGCATCAAGCCGAGGGGCACTTACATCCCTTCCTGAGATTTTTATCAATTTTGGAATTCTTCTTGGTTACATTTCCAATTATTTTCTCTCTGGATTACCAGCTCATATAAGCTGGAGGTTGATGCTTGGCGTGGGATTGGTTCCATCACTTTTCCTTGCATTAGGTGTCCTTGGTATGCCGGAGTCCCCTAGATGGCTTGTCATGCAAAATAGGATTGAGGAAGCTGCATCTGTACTGGCAAGAACCTCAGATGATCAAGGTGAGGCAGATGCAAGACTCGCAGAAATTATGGAAGCAGCAGGTGTTGGAGGTAATGAATCTAATGGCAATGTTGAGAAATTGGGGGAACAAGATGAAAATATAGATGTACCAAATTCGCAAATTCTCCAAAAGAAACatcatggggaaggagtttggagaGAACTTTTATGGCCCACTCCTCCATTGCAAAGGATGCTGATCATAGCTTTGGGGATTCAGTTCTTCCAGCAGGCATCAGGCATTGATGCAATAGTTTATTACAGTCCAGTGGTTTTCAAAGAATCTGGAATTCAGAGTCAAGCAGGACTTCTTGGTGCTACTGTTGCAGTAGGTTTTTTTAAAACTGCATTTATTTTGGTCGCTACATTCTTGATAGATAGAGCTGGAAGGAGGCCATTGTTGCTGACAAGCGCCCTTGGGATGACTGTATCTTTAATAGTGTTAGCATTGGGTCTTTCCTTGATAGAGAACACATCAGGAAACCACCAAGGATTTTCTTTTTTGGCTATGTTGGCAGTGTGCTGCAATGTGGCATTTTTCTCCGTTGGATTAGGGCCAATATGTTGGGTTTTGTTGTCAGAGATATTCCCATTGAGATTCCGGGCACAAGCAGCTAGTCTGGGTGTGGTAGTAAACAGAGTTGCAAGTGGAGTAATCTCTATGACTTTCTTAAGTCTCTCCCATTCAATCACCATAGCTGGAACATTCTTCCTCTTTGCTGGTGTCTCACTCCTCTGTGCAGTGTTTGTATATATTTACATACCCGAGACAAAAGGCAAAACTCTAGAAGAGATTGTGTCAATTTTCAACAAGGAAGAGTCAGAAAGAATTTCACAAGGGGGTGAGTTGGAGCTAGGGGACACAACAATGCTTGTTGAGAAATCTAAAATACCAACGTCTTATTGAATTTCAGCAATAAGAGAACTTAAGGAATTGTAATCATCATGCAGATGAAGATAGGTATAATGAGTTATTGTGAGAAGATGGATATAGCAAAAGCAATTGCTAATTTGCATTGCACAGGCATCTGTAAGTCATGAGAAGGTTATAACTTCTACACAGTGAagtttatgttttataatttattttattatataatatacaaaGTGAAATTCATCGTTGACAGGAACATCTGTATTTTAATTAGTCTCTATGTCTTGTAGTTCTGGAGCTTGTTGCGAATTTTCTGTTTACAATTTCTAAATTTATAAATTGAGAATTAAAATTCTTCAAGAATCACTTTGATGTTGTAATTTTATCATTCTTAATTTGCGTCCCAGATTTCTAAGGATTATTATTGAGTCTAGAAATAAATGCTTGAGtgaacaattttttaatttttgcttGCACACTGTTAGGCCTCATTTTACCAGGGAGTAGGTATGGGTTTGGATATGCAGTTTTCAGAATCAGGGTCTACTAACCTTTTGGGGTGTAATAGTTTCAGAAATTATAAATCATAACAGCTTGAAACATTAAAAACTATTTCTAAATTATGAATTTGCCAATTCCAAAATAACATTGACTTAATTACAGATCCGACAAACTGGATATAGTACTATAAAATATGAAACTATAGTTTAAAAATTTGGCAATGAAAAGAGTTTACATTAGAACAATGCTACAGAACAGACTACTCTATGCTTGATGAAGATCGGGGACCAGATCATTGACATCTTCACCATTTATATCTTCTAAATCATCCTCAACATACTCTCCTCGTGTTTATTTTATGGCAACATGAACAGTCTATCTGATCCGCTCTCTTCATCCACACAGTATTGATTTAATACTAGTTTGGTTGATATCTTGGGAGGACTTCATTTGCTCCCTTGGTTTTTCACGAGACGTGCCTTGAAGCATGCTATAGATTGATATTTAGGGAAATGAGATCTAGGCCTATTAATGAATACTAAAGATCTCAAATTCTCTTTACATAATCATTGGAACACAAATATGCTTCAGCTCCAGTCTCGAGAGGAGAGCTGAGCACTAAGGTTATGTTCTTTTGTTGCAAAAGAAAtgagattgtgaagtgtgtgtATGAGATCTAGGGTCAATGATGACAAAATAATTGATTTCAGCAATAAACAACAGATACAGAAATAATAGCATAAACAACAAGCTAGATCTGGAGTAAAGATATAGAGAGGAACCCAGATTTAAAATCTAGAGAAAAAAGTGTCGGACATGGGTGCTGGTTGCCTTAGTCTGAAGGTGTCTGCAACTGAAGAAGGTGAGCAGGAATGCAATCAGGAGGCTCTGAAACACTGTCTTCGAGAAATCCAACCCAGAGCAGTAGGACAAGGGCGCCAAGTGAATTAGTCTAGGGTTATTCGCCTCTTTGAAGTTTGTCACAACCTTTAATTGTTTGCTTTGCACTCTTGTAACACTTTTGTTGTCAAATCTGAACCTACACACATGAAAAATGGGAAAAAGTTATTGTactatataggggcttgcctaagtcaaaacccgtgttggtgttcccacctccacaatagcTATGATGATGAAAAAGTGTGCATGTCCTTGCAAAAGTAGAGGCTAAACCAGTAATGAAATGCTTAATTGACAAATATTACCTAAGCATGAAACTCTTTGCATGGAATCTCACACAAGGCTTGATGTGATGAAGTGAAGGCCCGCAacatgttaatgcatgatttcaacaTGAAGAAACACAATGTAGTTGATCATGATTTTTGTAACAAACTTATATGCTTGAATGCCTTACTCCTTGAATGCAGATCTCTtcttgaattgcttgattgaatgATAGGAATCTTATTTGAACTTTGCTAGATGTAGTAGAGATTAGACTTTTAAAATGAGAGGgggatgtaatgtccccatttttacgcCTTCCAATTTTGATAGGGTTGGCCTATTATTGGAGATTTCCAGTTTCTCAAAGAATGTTTTGGAGCTGTTTGACACTTTTTGGGGTGATTTTGGGCAACTGGTCTAagaattactatttttagtaagtgttagtTTCGACATCATTTGGTCAGTTGGGAGTTTGggttgacttactatttttagcagttactATTTAAAGTAAACACTGTTTCTAGCAATTGGTCATAGTTCAGTCTCCTTCCAGCTTTAGCATGCAACATCTTCAGTCAACAGGGTTTGTGTGTACCTTCTAGAGCTCCTTTTGGGCACTTTTgttcatacttactatttatagtaagtcacaaGATGATCAGTGGGTATCATGGCTATTTCTGGATAGTTAGTTATTCTAGAAGTTCATAGCATCATGGCAACTGGAGATTTAtggatattatattaaataatgtttgaacaataaagttaaattaaatatttaactttatgttatttaattttatgtaatttaaaatgataaagtgactttataaagtaATGTAATAAAGCAACTTTATAAAAgtttttataaagtgactttataaagtaATGTACTAAAGCAACTTTATAAAAGTttttataaagtgacttttaaTGGTGCATTggatattataaattttaaaagtcACTTATAATTTAAAatgtgcaaaccctaattagggcgttGGGATGAGAGCATTACAAAAATTTACTTGGGAGCACATTTGAGATACACTTGGTTAATTT includes:
- the LOC131064220 gene encoding probable polyol transporter 4, encoding MGWGNKKDGDTSNDLKLPTGKYELVNSHSISSGGKKSMNRYVLACAILASMNSIVLGYDGGVMSGAIIFIQEDLHINEEQIEVLVGSLSIVSLLGAAAAGRTSDAIGRRWTMALTGLICMLGAGIMGLAPSFFVLMVGRFLGGIGVGFGLMIAPVYTAEVSPASSRGALTSLPEIFINFGILLGYISNYFLSGLPAHISWRLMLGVGLVPSLFLALGVLGMPESPRWLVMQNRIEEAASVLARTSDDQGEADARLAEIMEAAGVGGNESNGNVEKLGEQDENIDVPNSQILQKKHHGEGVWRELLWPTPPLQRMLIIALGIQFFQQASGIDAIVYYSPVVFKESGIQSQAGLLGATVAVGFFKTAFILVATFLIDRAGRRPLLLTSALGMTVSLIVLALGLSLIENTSGNHQGFSFLAMLAVCCNVAFFSVGLGPICWVLLSEIFPLRFRAQAASLGVVVNRVASGVISMTFLSLSHSITIAGTFFLFAGVSLLCAVFVYIYIPETKGKTLEEIVSIFNKEESERISQGGELELGDTTMLVEKSKIPTSY